One Arachis hypogaea cultivar Tifrunner chromosome 2, arahy.Tifrunner.gnm2.J5K5, whole genome shotgun sequence genomic window, ataacagttccaaggtccttttactctgcgcgcttccgttgccacgctctgatttctctatttcTGAGGGTCTCGGTCGTTTGTTCAACCTGACCAACAgtctcgttccttacttttaccgtctcatcaacccacaccctattaaatctcaaatcatgtcatcaataatattgccatctttgttaatcatagccatcatcccacatcactataatcaatcaaagctttcttcgtttttagaattcaatgagtttggactaagaagctgacaaactcttaagaatccgctttcttttactaatctataaaagctttcgagacacatctcttttgttgaagtcacccagatcaaaaatcattttcaaaaatataaccaacactccttcaaattcttgggaaaaagaaattcaacagcacctcccaaaaaaaattggagtttaccacccgtcacgggttccctcaaacaaatctcagtaccgcatcagtaTTGCAATTTAAAGGTTTCCAAACGATTCCTCTGAAACCAATCATTACAAATCTtgatctaaatccaaggtcaccatgaccaaacatcatagcactcatctctcaaacacgacaacttacactcaatcatcatctaaatccgactatgcatcaatgataatttcctcaagtacccaaccacaacttagcataactggtatttcaaatcaacgtttccaaatccatcatttaggaccattccttatctatttaaatcaaaggaactaaaagtcacgggttcgatccgtttcaccaaaaatccaaaaattaaccaactatataacaaacacaacacatcattcttaacagaaaatcatttacatcagaggcatttatccatttgtattaaggcaattccttactcggaccatctggtttgcttctcagtctaatattaagctcgGCATTCCGAGTTTTTACTGTacaggcggtattataaaatcacacaCTACCATTTAAGCTCGATTATtgaaattacctcaatcttactgccgcaatcggccagcatcctgactctctccttgttggcaatttcttgatacatgccctggtaacccgcacttgtaacatacgcctaaccccaatcggcatggcctatttgggtgatgacttccacacctctgacagctcaaaacattagaagcagccgctgcccgttttcccttaccattcctttgggactcctcactcgtcgcaaagttattccgtccttggggaaagtgttgtatgtatcctctctccttaaactctcgaccccttggtgcgaattcttggttgtgctctctatgacttccttcCTCTGCAACactccttttcacacactcttcagtaattctgctcttattcactaactctgaaaaagttcagatctccattggtcccactgaacttaagatgtcgctccgaagccctccttcatacttaatgcatttccattcctcgaagtcttcCGGAGCTCcatgacacatgcgggaaaacctgaatagctcctcaaatttgtctgtatactcagatacggacatagcaccttgcttcaactgtagtaactccaattccttggctgtcctggcggaatttggaaagtacttcttatagaattccacctggaaggcatcccaagagataggatcattcccctgttgcaggagacgtcgagccccttgccaccaatgcgatgcttcccccatgagcagataggtagcaaattcaacacgctgctcttcaggcaccaactgcgcttgcagtgctcgctccatggcctgaaaccaagtatcagcttcagtcggattggtggttcccttgaacttaggtgggttaacctttaagaaagttgccagtgtcatcgggccctgagcttcccttccgccattgccattattgtttatctgttgcccaagggcctccgcagtggcctgcatagcagcagccatattctccaacgccgccataaggtttatcgggttattcgagttgatttccggttcctgtgtactagtacgatctctctcacgtccccgaccgggtccacgaggcgccatctggttcctatacacaccaaacaatcgatatcaagttgatcagtctcaatatcggaagtatagtgcttcaaagtaccaaaggtacactcatggacttcatgctagatgtatcagttagataccctaactagcacagacacaaactcagagtatgcattgaagcataagcagttccatccctcaggctcacgaggacgaactgctctgataccataatgtaacaccctaataatcaaatccttatgctcgagtcataagtcaatgatattacggtggtacgactctcaggtggatttttaatatataaacataggtaatttccaaaggagtattaatcgagaagcctgaaaagagtagaaataaaatcgcgaagacgtatcactcacgattcgacaacgaaaagataaaacgtgaagccgaaagcgatatatggacaaggcataaaggagattaagagatagataatagatagatatatataacataagtaaatagccactagtcgcaacccgcgaagtttaggccggctagggtacagtatgaaagtagttgacaacagtacatcctaatctctcccaaaggaaacataagagcctctataggcaagttccaaaagagttcaacacataatataatatcttcaaaacaaaggtggagagattctaagcaaaacacaaagtagagaaaataaagatcttcgccggctctcagatgaaccacagctcacttctgagcacctggacctgtatctgaaaaacaagagatatatacggaatgagaaccccgggcccatgggttcccagtacggtaaaagtgccaaataaatacaatgcactgcaataaaactcactaagcatcctaaactccttttcaccaagtatccagcctagattctcactaatccataaataggcatctgacgtaaggggatactaaatctagttcatgttacacatgtttcccaactcgctgattcttccacgaatcagactcagaatcataagcaaaaccatcaccagttgttctgcctcagcaactctatatcaatacatcataccccgcctggagctagtgaaatcacatcactgcgtctacccagggggctcaaatgatctcattcaaaaatcatcatcatcatgcaatcgcattatcaattcatctcatcaagaacagcccccaacatccaccgacaccatcatgagggatctctcagttgttcaaacacaagcaatacagacaagtaatacacaaataaggtacaagtagagcaagtagcacgtaatcaggtaacatagcatatatgagatagaaatccaaaacaaataggcaaacccaaacaattcaaacatatgcaaatgatgtatgcctgccctatggctgatgatatcatctgtcggttatatagccaacccgacatgtcctggtagctaaccattggacagaaacaccccttgcggagcaaataggtttgagctacaaccccattgctactacccgctcagcccggagccagtggaacaaccactactgcggctactacccaggcgggtgtttaacagctcaacctggagcgagtggattcaccactactgccgctactacccaggcgtcacaatctctgacctggagcaagtgggacgaaccacaatccttgctactacccaggtatcttaagcattaacccggagcaagcgggacgaaccacaacccttgctactgcctaggtatcttaagcattaacccggagcaagcgggacgaaccacaacccttgctactgcccaggtatctcaaacatacattcattcaatctcaattcatattatcaatcctcattgttatcaaaactcaaacattaacctggagcaagtgggacggaccccaacccttactactacccaggtatcagagttacattcattcaacactccataattaactcatttatcataaacatcattttccgcctcatacccggagcaagtggacaacgccactgcctactacccggggttacacatcacatttcaacatcttccattgTTATCCATtcaacatattcattcattaatcatatatgcatttatacttagccataatcaataatggctttgccgtgacccggcaataactcagccatccggctcatggtccaatcaagaaccagccatttatcaataaatatagcccttcggctcatggcatacacggtactcccaccgtcatcctccatatctcatataatcatcgttgatcatcattgatcataacttttccccttgcttcactcgcaagttaccacatcccctagcccCTTTCttattgctaggcatatcataatgatttaatacataaggggtgagatcggaggcttagaagtatgaggtttggcttttaatactcaaaaatcaactttgggatgaaaacagggccacgcgtacgcgtggatggccacaaaactcatcggcgcatacgcgccattcacgcggacgcgcggattgaaaaatagataacgatgcgtacgcgtcagccacgcgtacgcgtgggtacacttgcgccccaggcacaagactggcacaactctggcacaactctcgggaaaatggctgggcaatgggtgcagcgcatcgacgcgcacgcgtggatggtgccttctcgaagaacgacgcgtacgcgccaagtgcgcctacgcgtggagggtcattctgctaaaaattttctaagttaaaagctgcagaatttacagattcaacccccaatcttccgacagacataactctctcattttaaatcgtttttcacccgttcttcgaacgacatggacatcccggatccaatttcatttctaaacagatttggcacaaaacagagatccgtagtccaagttatgtcccgtcaaagtatgcccaaaaaccatatttttcatacaaaaccacaaagtgccattttcaaaacaagtcattttcaactttttttcaaaatcaaccaaaacatgccacttttaaccctttttgaaatcaatcaaaatataccaaaatcaacatcaagcctcctcaactcatacattaatactttaccacgattcacaaaaccgccatatgaccatttttacccatttcaacaaATGGCGAAATTACAACACAtgaacatgtcatacatccttccccatcccaatttccaacaatactatttccaatcggtcatcattatacataatcaatatcatactcactatcacgtggtttcacccacaaatcaaccttaatcattcctcaagcatatatcacaacatacatatctctcatgcatcatcatatcctcaaggcatcaataatcgtaattacatatatgaccacataatatatctcaaccaaaaccaaacatacctcatctacataatttcacccaaaattaccaaattctacacttcaactcctcaaaccttattattcaataaccaacccaatcattcatacattcattatttaaaactcatccaatcacttgtgtcatcatacaatgcacatatCAACTTACCTTCATTACCTCttctcggcctccggcccaaaattcacggcctccggcccaatttcacaatttaaaagcataaaccacaaatcaatactcattaccccatacattcaattctcaatacaccaaacatacaaggccacacaattctcaacccaatcattaattcacattacataccaactatgcatattagcaccaaccatttacacaatccaaacttaatcctaggggcatctagcctaggaattctcatcacaccacacggtacttaaatgaaacttaaaccgtacctcttgtagccaaatcaattgagcctcttctttgggagtctccaccaaccttagctccaagcctcaccaaagctcctcaagcaacaccaatctcccaatcgtgcaccaaaaccatcaaatgcactaacataaccaatattacatacatacatcaacctagggctcataaagatgataaatcacaagggtttgagcacttcttacctcagcccatatgaagtagggatagaacccacttagaatccatgttggagtatccctaaacacccaaaatcacaagatttcaacactaacttcccaaaaacgtgtaacagtggggaatttcgaaaactgggcagagatgaatggaatactcaccacaaaacttagatagaattgtagaggatgagaagagcaacgcgtgaccgcaaacggctcgtcaatcggagctccgtagctcaagttatggtggtttgaagatcaaagagagttaggttttctctcttctcttctctctcccaatttcagcgcccaacaccccttctttagggcaaaatgagctgaaatgctcataactaatgtttatatatgttgggtcttgggcccacttaggcccagttcacttatttttgtccgttggcccaattttggaccaaaacctttaagattagcgctctaaatcgcacttcaaatatttctacctcctctaatcataattcctcatttcttaatcttatttactcataatcaattttctcagctgcagtaccagacaggtctcagccagtactgtcggtcaaaattccactgcgcgcttttacgcagaaaactatgtcttccgactcggaaaaattcactgaatccaaaaatcatatttaaatcatcaaattccaattgccaaatattccaaccatattcgctcctacttaactcattatttaattaatttcggttagaccgggtattacatgcGTGATACGCAATCTGCACATTTATTATCTTctctataaatatttataaaactaATTTGTCAATCTGTTAGGGCTGGCAATATATACCCTACCCGTGGGTATCCAACAGTAGGATAGGATACGGGTTCATGGTATACTCTACCCTACTCTATCCACattcctaatatatatatatatatatatatatatatatatatatatatatatatatatatatatatatatataagttatgtaTGTACTGAAGAAAGTGAGTGTTGAACTCACAATTTTCCTcttataaaaatatgaaatagcCACTAAATtagttgatgatcatattatttataattttatgttgaacttctttaagattttattatttttatttttaatttgaatttaatttttattttattttactttattaatatgtatgaaatttggaatgaacttaaattttttttagtttttctacaAGTAGGAATAGGAatgaacttaaaatttttttattttattagaagaacagcaaaagaaagctttggtgaatctaaaggaataggaccaagagacaaggagttcTGGTAATGGAATacgagtgtacaagaaaagataaagataaaaagggagtgctttaaagagtggtctttatgccgcaacgcaaataactgggaaaaatataaggtggctaagaaagagacaaaagtggttgtaagtgaagcaagaacaagagcatatgagggtctctaccagtctttgggcacgaaagaaggagaaaaatttatatatagaatcgcaaatagccgtgaaagaagaacgagagatttagatcaggttaagtgcataaagcataaagatggagaggtgttggctcaagaggagaagattaatgaaaggtggaagagctacttctacgagttattgaATGAGGGACAAAAAACTCTTCCAAGCCTTGGTcagttatgcacaagggaagaagataaaaatttttattactaTCGAAGGTtttgagacttcgaggtaaaagaggctctaaagcaaatgaaaaatggcagggcaataggacttgataatatcccgattgaggtttggaagggtcttggaggaaaaggcatcaactggttaaccaagttttttaatgagattttaaggtcaaagaagatgcttgatgagtggagaaagagcaccttggtacatATCtataagaataagggggatatacaaaattgcggaaactatagaggaATCAAACTTATGAGTCATACCATAAAGTTATggaaaagggtgatagaacggagattgagaaaagagacataagtaacagagaaccaatttgaatTTATGCCAGGAAGATCTACCACTGAACCGATATACGTATTAAGaaagatgatggagaggtatcgtagtaataaaatggatctacatatggtgtttattgatttggaaaaagcgtatgatagagtaccaagggaggtcttatggaaggttttagaaagaggagagtaaggatcgcatatattcgtgcaattaaagacatgtatgatggggccacaactagtgtgaagactcaagatggtgtgacagaggaatttcctattggtataggattacactagGGATCAtctttaagtccataccttttcacattggtcttggaagtactcacagagcacatccaagagcctgtgccatggtgcatactttttgccgatgatatcgtccttatgggagagtcaatggaagacctaaataagaagttggagttatggagagaagctctagaagtgtatggtctgcgcataagtcgTAGCAAGActgaatatatggaatgtaagttcagtctgaaaAGGGAAAACGCTAATATAgaagtgaagattggagaaaacatcctacgaaaagttaaaagttttaagtatcttgggtgcatcatacaggataatggagatattgaacaggatgtaaatcataggatccaagcaggttggtcaaaatgacgGAGTTCATCtgattttatatgcgacaaaaaagtgcctttaaaactcaaaggtaaattctatcacactgctataagaccggctatgctttatagtacggagtgttgggcggctaaaggggagcacgaacataagctgagtatggcagagatgaagatgttgagatagatgagtggtcatacgcgattggataaaataaggaacgaagatataagggagagagttggagtagcacccattgtggaaaagatggttaaatcgtgtctcaggtggtttggacatgtgagaagaagaccgatagaacatccagtcaggagggtagTTGAGATGTAAAATctggttaattaatgactaattaacctataaatgagaatttattctagaaagccaaaaatgtgatttttttggcttaatatgatagaggagattgaaacgagaatttcgataccaattttatagaaaacgaCCCAatattggaccgaacgggctaaACCCGGCCAACCAGACCTATATTGAGCCCTTGGCCCAACCAAGCTAAACCTAAAACCctcatttcagcactctctctcctcactaacaCTAAGAACACGCTGAAAATGGTGAAAgggaagggaagaacactctcaagttctaacccTTGGTTGatattcaaaccaccataacttttgatctagagctccgattgccgcatcgTTTACGGCCACACGTTTAtcgcgaagagctctacaaaacccatcacTTTATttttgaggtaagccacgatTTCATCTCAGTTCTTCATCCCTAAATTTTGAGTTTCATGGAGAaatgtgttgagattttgggctctttgatattataggacccaactctcttgaaggagaagattaatcttgttTCCTTCAACCTTggatgtggtaagattctcaaccctagtgtaatttgttggtTTATGATATTTAggtattgagttgttgtgtttgagTATGATAATTGTGGTTTAGGTAGTGTGCATGTGAATATTGTagcacaactagaaaatggattaatacagacagatttaatctttattacagatggatttttggttaccgacgaaattacagacggattttgttcctctgtaaaagcctcgtcggaaattatttatcGACGAATTTTTTTCTGTTGGAaaattaccgacagatttttaccagttaccgacggattttccctctgtaaattctccatccataTCCCCAGGACGATGAACTTTTTGACGGAATTttcatctgtaattacagacagattctCTGTCGGATTTTCCATCTGTAATagaatccgtctgtaattacagacagatttttcgacggatttttcgtcggtaattacagacggattctCCAACGGATTTTCCATCGGAAATTGGAGCCTTGAAAGCATTCCAAACTCTAAATACAGATAGAAAATCCATCTGTAAATTCGTCAGAAAAGTAAaacatttttttagatttttctattgCAAAATAAACCAATTTTCatgcaaaataaatataaatttaataaatacaaattttcaTCTAATTTTTATCTAACTTGTATCCAAACATTCATAGTATTTCAAAATAACCAGTATTTGATATTAGCAATAGAACCAAACATGATGTTTAGTTTATACAATGtatcaagaacaaaaacaatagtACCAAGTTAATTATCAAATTTTCAttgaaattttttggtttttacaaTGTATCAAGAACAAAGATAATAGTGCCAAgttaattatcaaaatttcatTGTGAAATTTTTACATAAATACACACAGAGTGATTAAAACAAGGCCAGCCGTTCTTGATGATATCCCAAATGTCATATCATTTCCATCATACATTTACGCCAGCAAATTCTTTTGCCATGCTAGTGGGTACCATTTTCACAGGAGACTACATATGTAGaagacaaaaattaattaaaaatattggaTTCATGATAAACTACTACATTGTATCCGTATCTTGTTTTATATGGggattttcattttctgttttcctTTACCTTTGTTGTTCTTTTGGTGCAAACTTATCCACTAGTAGTTTTAGCTTCCTATATAATCCTATTTCTACTCTTTTAtcacataaataaatatttttagtattttgaaACAGTTTCATAAAATAGGAGATCATCAGCCATTCAGTCCAATCATAATCttggaaaaagtaaaaaaatatacgGCAAGAGTTTTAAATActccaaaaaaattgaaattggcTATAGAACTGTTATAGAATAAAGTATCAATGTAATAAGAATCTTTGTTTATAGCTTAATGCAATGGGAAGAGAAACACACTTACCAGTGATGCAGACAAGGGTTTCCTTTCTATACAAGTCAGTCACATGCTGTAATGAGAAATCACCCGATCAAAAACATCGATTTagcaaattcaaataaaataagaacATGGAGAAAAGATGAACATAGTTTACTCACAATAAAGGTGTCATTTAATGATGCAAAAATGTGAGCAACACCAAAAACATGCTTGCCCTCTCTAACAGTATCTTTATCACATTCCCAATTACACAACAAACATAACAagttctaataataaaaaaatagcatcTTTATATCATTGAAAGACTTAAAGTCTTCAAATTCCCACCTCAACTATTAACATTCACATTAACACTTTCCACCattctattattattagtattattattattattttcattaactCAATTTCTTTAACATTACATAAATCTCAACTGAATGAAAATAGCTTTATTGCTATAGTAGTATTAGAGGAAATTATGTACTATAAAGGAAAAAAGTTGAATTATCCTTTAAAAAGCACCAGGACAAGATTCATTTTTCTTTGTACATTTTGATATTAATTTCTGTGCAGAAAAAGTTAGCAACTTTCAAACAATCTAAGCTGCCTTGAAACAATACATTTTCTCAAAAGCAACCAAAGACAAGAATCAAAGCAAAAATTTTAGGCGCAAAAAGCGGGGCATAATGACAAAAGTCAACCAAATAAATACAACAAAATACAATGCCTAATTGAAGACTAAAACTTTCTCAAATTTTACAAGTCTTGTTTCATTTCCTTAATTACCAATAATAAGAAGGATCGTAGTTAATTCAGTCATATGAATTCATGTAGCAAAGGGGCATGCAAAACGTCCCTTTCAAAAGTACAAAAGAAAAACATCGGAAGTACAAAAGAAAAACATTAGAATTAGTAGAAAAAATtaatatgatgatgaagatgaagagtTTAACTGAATGTCACTCACAGTAGCAAATTCATGGCCAGGAAGAATAGCAGCAATCTCCTCCAACATGGAACCCAGTGTCAGTAAAGGACATCTCCTGAGAAAGGCACATGCCTCAGAAGCCTTGGCCATGGCAGTTTTCTGGTCCTCAGCAATAACAAAAGACAGAATTGGTGCCTCACCCCAACCCACAGAGCCATTGCTGAGTTCAATTCTAATGGCCACGTTCTCTACCATCTCCAACCTTGATGATGCAATGATAAAAGGTGCAATCAAGGGCACGTTCAGTGGCCTGTTCTCTGCTCTGTGCACATCAACAGTGAAAGTTTCCATCAAATTCTTGAAGCCAAAGGTGATGGGCGTTGCTGCTGTTGCAGGTGCAGAAGAAtaaaccaaaataaaagaaagaacatACCTTCTGGTCATCTTTGGGAACACCATAACCACTGTAATACATCTGACCTACTAAGATCTGCATGTTTATGTCTCTAAGTAAATTGTTGATCTAAAATGATAACGAAAATGATCTAAAAGGATAAGTACTATATATTTGATAACGAAAATGATCTAAAATAATTATTGGTCATGAAGTAGTACATACAAGTAGTACTCATCAATTATATTAGGCACAAAACAGTGGTTTAATAATAACTAACAACTTCAAGCAAGGAGAAATGCTACCAATCACAATTGCAAAACATGAGAAAAATTACACCCAATTTCATAAGCAATCCAAGAGGAAAAGTACCTAAATCTTGTGAATTGGGAAAAGGAAACACAGAAAACAAGTTTCGCTCTTTTCCATCTCTCTCAAgaaattcatcaaacacatggcaaGTATAACAATACTGAACCAAGACAATCTCTCAAGCATGTTCctccaataataataacaacacaattaacaggaaaattgaaattgataCCTTGAGAAGCTCATTGGTGTCAAGTGTCTCAATGAAAGAGGTTGCAACATTGGGGGTAACACCGGACTTTCTCACTAACTGGGTCTTGAGAAGCTCTTTCCTTTTAGTTAGCAGAACTATAAAAAACTTTCACTCCAAAATTCAGTTAGTAGAactcaaacatatatatatatatatatatatatatatatatatatatatatatcagaaaGATGTCTCTAGCACTTTTTTCATGAGGCTTCATTATATTGATTCCCTATAATAATGGTGAACCAAAAAAAGGATAAAGGATAAACTGTCTATTTTAGTTTTTGTCACTTTCTGAAAGAGAGGGAGGTTGGGCTAGAATGAGTAGTAAACTTGGTTGTTTTCACTAAGGAATGCCGCATTT contains:
- the LOC112748366 gene encoding L-Ala-D/L-amino acid epimerase, with amino-acid sequence MVFPKMTRRAENRPLNVPLIAPFIIASSRLEMVENVAIRIELSNGSVGWGEAPILSFVIAEDQKTAMAKASEACAFLRRCPLLTLGSMLEEIAAILPGHEFATHVTDLYRKETLVCITVSCENGTH